The following are encoded together in the Nitrospirota bacterium genome:
- a CDS encoding TolC family protein, whose product MRRFPIIALLCSILIPSAAGALTLEEGLRIVADSGRDVKIARMQEDAARAGVSLARSPWLPQVSVYGNETRLRYQPTARFGSVVAPTSQDQFLTYGVTANQLLYDFGKTSSSIDAAGYNLKASEIETRRTRNRSALDFILVYYDLLESEKLLQVAAEEVKQYEAHKHDADVRYAGGVVTRNEVLQAEVALADSRQRYLVAENSRSLLASRVNSLLLRHLDEPVQPEEVRESPSAGITLDAAWAVAEAESPELQALDSDILSKEESIKSTRAEYLPTFYLSGGYQYQENEFMVYPRNWSLIAGASFNLFSGGATSARVHIGTSELASLRATRDKILDAVRLDVKGAYLNLQSSTQQIEVTKTAVTQAEENLRLQRLRYQEGVGTATEVLDAVTLLTATGTGTWKARYGFARAEAGLLYAMGRDLTGMYGK is encoded by the coding sequence ATGAGACGTTTTCCCATCATAGCCTTGTTGTGCTCGATCCTGATCCCGTCCGCAGCCGGGGCCCTGACGCTCGAGGAAGGGCTCAGGATCGTGGCCGATTCCGGCAGGGACGTGAAGATCGCCCGGATGCAGGAGGACGCCGCGCGTGCCGGCGTGTCCCTCGCCCGTTCTCCCTGGCTCCCGCAGGTGAGCGTCTACGGCAACGAGACCCGTCTCAGGTATCAGCCCACGGCGCGTTTCGGCTCCGTTGTGGCTCCCACGTCGCAGGACCAGTTCCTCACCTACGGCGTAACCGCGAACCAGCTGCTCTATGACTTCGGGAAGACCTCGTCTTCCATTGACGCGGCCGGCTATAATCTCAAGGCGAGCGAGATCGAGACCCGGCGGACACGGAACCGGTCTGCGCTCGATTTCATTCTCGTCTACTATGATCTCCTCGAGTCCGAGAAGCTGCTGCAGGTGGCCGCGGAAGAGGTGAAGCAGTACGAGGCGCATAAGCACGACGCGGACGTGCGTTATGCCGGCGGCGTAGTGACCAGGAACGAGGTACTCCAGGCCGAAGTGGCGCTCGCCGATTCCCGCCAGCGCTACCTGGTTGCCGAGAACAGCCGGTCCCTCCTGGCATCGCGGGTCAACAGCCTCCTGCTGCGCCACCTGGACGAGCCCGTTCAGCCGGAAGAGGTCAGGGAGAGCCCGTCGGCAGGAATCACCCTCGACGCCGCCTGGGCCGTGGCCGAGGCGGAGAGCCCTGAGCTCCAGGCGCTCGATTCGGACATCCTGTCGAAGGAGGAGAGCATCAAATCCACCCGGGCCGAATATCTCCCCACCTTTTACCTGTCGGGGGGGTACCAGTACCAGGAGAATGAGTTCATGGTCTACCCCCGGAACTGGTCGCTCATTGCCGGCGCAAGCTTCAACCTATTCTCCGGGGGGGCAACCAGCGCGCGGGTCCACATCGGAACAAGCGAGCTGGCATCGCTCAGGGCAACGCGGGACAAGATCCTGGACGCCGTGCGGCTCGACGTGAAGGGGGCCTATCTCAACCTCCAGAGCTCGACGCAGCAGATCGAAGTGACGAAGACGGCGGTCACCCAGGCCGAGGAGAACCTCCGCCTGCAGCGGCTCCGGTACCAGGAAGGCGTGGGTACGGCAACGGAAGTGCTCGATGCGGTGACGCTCCTGACCGCCACGGGGACCGGCACCTGGAAGGCCCGGTATGGGTTCGCCCGGGCCGAGGCGGGCCTGCTCTACGCAATGGGCAGGGACCTTACGGGAATGTATGGGAAGTAG
- a CDS encoding HlyD family secretion protein — translation MAEQQAANNGKKKKAFIIVGIVVIVGAILGYFYSQYRRTHVSTDDAFIDGNIHTIAAKINGTVKRIYVDDNQHVKQGDLLLEIDPEDYSVRYREASSSANAEKAKLSEMENRIAAAQANLELQRANFKLAEIEKARAESLFQKEVLPRDRYDRAMTNYDVAAAQVKAAEEQLRTAESQRLTQASTARQKEATAELAGLNFQYTKIYAPADGYIAKKSAQLGNQIQAGQPLMAVVGLQDIWVTANFKETEMTNIRPGQAVTISVDMYPGKKFTGRVDSIMAGTGVSFSLFPPENATGNYVKVVQRIPVKIVFDQGQDKDHVLRIGMSAEPTVIAK, via the coding sequence ATGGCGGAACAGCAGGCAGCGAACAACGGAAAAAAGAAAAAGGCGTTCATCATAGTCGGGATCGTCGTGATCGTGGGGGCGATCCTCGGCTACTTCTATTCCCAGTACCGCAGGACCCATGTCTCGACCGATGATGCCTTCATCGACGGCAATATCCACACCATCGCGGCCAAGATCAATGGAACGGTGAAGAGGATCTACGTCGACGACAACCAGCACGTGAAGCAGGGCGACCTCCTGCTCGAGATCGATCCGGAGGACTACAGCGTCCGGTACCGCGAGGCGTCGTCGAGCGCGAATGCCGAAAAGGCGAAGCTGTCCGAGATGGAGAACCGGATCGCGGCGGCACAGGCAAACCTCGAACTGCAGCGTGCCAACTTCAAGCTCGCCGAGATCGAGAAGGCGCGGGCGGAGAGCCTGTTCCAGAAAGAGGTCCTCCCCCGGGACCGGTACGACCGGGCCATGACGAACTATGACGTGGCAGCGGCCCAGGTGAAGGCGGCGGAAGAGCAGCTGCGCACCGCGGAATCGCAGCGGCTGACGCAGGCCTCCACGGCCCGGCAAAAGGAAGCAACGGCGGAGCTGGCCGGGCTCAACTTCCAGTACACGAAGATCTACGCGCCCGCGGACGGCTACATCGCAAAAAAATCCGCCCAGCTCGGCAACCAGATCCAGGCTGGCCAGCCTCTCATGGCCGTTGTGGGGCTGCAGGACATCTGGGTGACGGCGAACTTCAAGGAGACCGAGATGACGAACATCCGGCCGGGTCAGGCGGTCACCATCTCCGTCGATATGTACCCGGGAAAGAAGTTCACGGGCAGGGTCGACAGCATCATGGCCGGTACGGGGGTCAGTTTCTCGCTCTTCCCGCCCGAGAATGCCACCGGCAATTACGTGAAGGTCGTGCAGCGGATCCCGGTCAAGATCGTTTTCGACCAGGGCCAGGACAAGGACCATGTCCTCAGGATCGGCATGTCCGCGGAGCCCACGGTGATCGCAAAATAA
- a CDS encoding DHA2 family efflux MFS transporter permease subunit gives MKPGASRGLIAFTVMLPTLIEIIDTSVVNVSLNHIRGSLSAGLDESTWTITAYLVSNAVVIPMAGWLARLIGRKNYQIASIALFTFSSFMCGSAWSLQSLVFFRVLQGIGGGGLVPISQSILLESFPREKHGTAMAIFGMGAMLGPIVGPLLGGWITDNWSWRWIFYINIPIGILSIIMNSIVIQDPPYMQRQKMKIDYWGLLFLAVGLGSLQFVLDKGESEDWFGSNLIVAFAIVSAVALVLLLINEYYSEHPIVNLKVFRDRTFTSGATVMFFVFLNLFGSIVLLPIFLQSLMGYTSFYAGLVLGPGGLATMFTMPFAGKLISKVNPKRILAFGILVCAYSTYQMSRFNMTADFWTFVWPRVILGLGMGMTFIPLTTMTLSHIPKENMTEATSLYNLLRNLGGSVGIAFTTTMLSRRAQFHQSRLVEHLSPFDPAYQIAHQRFGSALASRGLPPSGADGALYGELVRQANTLAFTDAFLTICILILCVLPLVFIMQRAPAQAAGPPAAH, from the coding sequence ATGAAACCGGGAGCCAGTCGCGGCCTCATCGCCTTTACCGTGATGCTGCCGACGCTGATCGAGATCATCGACACGTCGGTCGTGAACGTGTCCCTGAACCACATCCGGGGCTCGCTCTCCGCCGGCCTTGACGAGTCGACCTGGACCATCACGGCCTACCTCGTGTCGAACGCGGTCGTCATCCCCATGGCCGGCTGGCTCGCCCGGCTCATCGGAAGGAAGAACTACCAGATCGCGTCCATAGCCCTCTTCACGTTCAGCTCCTTCATGTGCGGCTCGGCCTGGAGCCTCCAGAGCCTCGTCTTCTTCCGGGTCCTGCAGGGCATCGGCGGAGGGGGGCTCGTGCCGATCAGCCAGTCGATCCTGCTCGAAAGCTTCCCGCGGGAGAAGCACGGCACCGCCATGGCAATCTTCGGCATGGGCGCCATGCTCGGCCCCATCGTGGGCCCGCTGCTCGGAGGCTGGATCACGGACAACTGGTCCTGGCGCTGGATCTTCTACATCAACATCCCCATCGGCATCCTGTCCATCATCATGAACAGCATCGTGATCCAGGACCCGCCCTACATGCAGCGCCAGAAGATGAAAATCGACTACTGGGGGCTCCTGTTCCTGGCGGTGGGCCTCGGCTCGCTCCAGTTCGTTCTCGACAAGGGTGAGAGCGAGGACTGGTTCGGGTCGAACCTGATCGTGGCCTTCGCCATCGTCTCGGCCGTGGCGCTGGTCCTGCTGTTGATCAACGAATACTATTCCGAACACCCCATCGTGAACCTGAAGGTGTTCAGGGACCGGACCTTCACGAGCGGCGCCACGGTGATGTTCTTCGTATTCCTGAACCTCTTCGGGAGCATCGTGCTCCTGCCCATCTTCCTCCAGAGCCTCATGGGGTACACTTCGTTCTACGCGGGGCTCGTGCTCGGCCCCGGCGGGCTCGCAACGATGTTCACCATGCCCTTTGCGGGGAAACTTATCAGTAAGGTCAACCCCAAGCGGATCCTTGCCTTCGGGATCCTGGTCTGCGCCTACAGCACCTACCAGATGTCCCGGTTCAACATGACGGCGGACTTCTGGACATTTGTCTGGCCCCGTGTCATTCTCGGGCTCGGCATGGGCATGACCTTCATACCGCTCACGACCATGACGCTGTCGCACATCCCGAAGGAGAACATGACCGAGGCAACGTCCCTGTACAACCTGCTCCGGAACCTCGGCGGCAGCGTCGGAATCGCCTTCACCACGACGATGCTCTCCCGGCGCGCGCAGTTCCACCAGTCCCGCCTCGTGGAGCACCTCTCGCCGTTCGATCCGGCCTACCAGATCGCGCATCAGCGGTTCGGCTCGGCGCTTGCGTCAAGGGGGCTGCCGCCCTCGGGCGCCGACGGCGCACTCTACGGAGAACTGGTCCGCCAGGCGAACACGCTGGCCTTCACCGACGCCTTCCTGACCATCTGCATCCTGATCCTCTGCGTGCTCCCGCTCGTGTTCATCATGCAGCGCGCCCCGGCGCAGGCAGCCGGTCCGCCCGCCGCGCACTGA